The following proteins come from a genomic window of Frankia casuarinae:
- a CDS encoding hydantoinase/oxoprolinase family protein yields the protein MDTLINIDNGGTLTDICVWDGDQFTYTKSLTTPHDLSECLFDGIEKASVALYGEANTEKLLHATQHIRYSTTQGTNALVERRGPMIGILTTMPGLFERMRGGEAEKDLFDGLIADRMLTIDMGATDEEIDFEVVQRINQLTTLGAARVVVAGESPEQERRLRSVLLRKFPRHLLGSIPLLYSWSLAGDRDHPRRVWSCVLNSFLHPTMERFLYGAERRLKSYRVLNPLLVYRNDGASSRVAKAVALKTYSSGPRGGLEGTAALARTYGLDHTLMMDIGGTTTDVGVVRGGAAAADERGTIEGVPISYPMSNVHSTGVGGSSVISVVDGQIMVGPRSVGAAPGPACFGFGGKEATITDVNLLLGVLDASTYLDGTFRLDADRSAAVITETIAEPLGISLEESLIRMERAYFEALAHSFAHLIEENSTLIAFGGAGPMSAVGAARPAGVKKVLIPRMAAVFSAFGIAFSDIGKTYEVGVPEPTTASTAATYDEMLARARRDIFQEGYDLDDCRTEVLLTIEETDGSPVETRPYQSGDAADFPGKQVSLQLSVTAALPHPDVAPDTDVPAIRVTSNETRLVRSAPDQVDKVPVFVLAEMPPGGSGEGPVIVEGPFFTARVLPGWQFRVTASGDLLLTDTH from the coding sequence ATGGACACCCTGATCAACATCGACAACGGTGGCACGCTTACCGACATCTGCGTCTGGGATGGCGACCAGTTCACCTACACCAAGTCCCTCACTACTCCGCACGACCTGTCGGAGTGCCTCTTCGACGGGATCGAGAAGGCCTCGGTCGCCCTCTACGGCGAAGCCAACACGGAGAAGCTGCTGCACGCTACGCAGCACATCCGATACTCGACCACCCAGGGCACCAACGCCCTGGTCGAGCGGCGGGGCCCGATGATCGGCATCCTCACCACGATGCCGGGCCTGTTCGAGCGGATGCGCGGCGGTGAAGCCGAGAAGGACCTCTTCGACGGCCTGATCGCCGACCGGATGCTCACCATCGACATGGGCGCGACCGATGAGGAGATCGACTTCGAAGTCGTCCAGCGGATCAACCAGCTCACCACCCTGGGCGCCGCCCGGGTGGTGGTGGCTGGTGAGTCGCCGGAACAGGAGCGTCGCCTACGCAGCGTGTTGCTGCGCAAGTTCCCGCGGCACCTGCTCGGCTCGATCCCGCTCCTGTACTCGTGGTCCCTCGCCGGCGACCGGGACCACCCGCGTCGGGTGTGGTCGTGCGTGCTCAACTCGTTCCTGCACCCGACCATGGAGCGGTTCCTGTACGGGGCGGAGCGGCGGCTGAAGTCGTACAGGGTGCTCAACCCGCTGCTGGTCTACCGCAACGACGGAGCCTCCTCGCGGGTGGCCAAGGCGGTGGCGCTGAAGACGTACTCCTCCGGGCCGCGCGGCGGCTTGGAAGGTACGGCGGCGCTGGCTCGCACGTACGGCCTCGATCACACGCTGATGATGGACATCGGCGGCACCACCACCGACGTGGGGGTCGTCCGCGGCGGCGCGGCGGCGGCCGATGAGCGCGGCACCATCGAGGGCGTCCCGATCTCCTACCCGATGAGCAACGTGCACTCGACCGGGGTCGGTGGGTCCTCGGTGATCTCGGTGGTGGACGGGCAGATCATGGTCGGGCCGCGCAGTGTGGGGGCGGCCCCCGGCCCCGCCTGCTTCGGCTTCGGTGGCAAGGAAGCCACGATCACCGACGTCAACCTGCTGCTCGGCGTCCTCGACGCCAGCACCTACCTCGACGGCACCTTCCGGCTCGACGCCGACCGTTCGGCCGCGGTCATCACCGAGACCATCGCCGAGCCGCTGGGCATCAGCCTGGAGGAGTCGCTGATCCGGATGGAGCGGGCCTACTTCGAGGCGCTGGCACACTCCTTCGCGCACCTGATCGAGGAGAACTCGACCCTCATCGCCTTCGGTGGCGCCGGCCCGATGAGCGCCGTTGGTGCCGCTCGTCCGGCAGGGGTGAAGAAGGTGCTGATCCCGCGGATGGCGGCGGTCTTCTCCGCGTTCGGCATTGCCTTCTCCGACATCGGCAAGACCTACGAGGTCGGCGTGCCGGAGCCGACCACGGCAAGCACCGCGGCGACGTACGACGAGATGCTTGCCCGGGCCAGGCGCGACATTTTCCAGGAGGGCTACGACCTCGACGACTGCCGCACCGAGGTACTGCTCACCATCGAGGAGACCGACGGGTCGCCGGTGGAGACCAGGCCGTACCAGTCCGGCGACGCCGCGGACTTCCCCGGGAAGCAGGTCTCCCTGCAACTGTCGGTGACGGCCGCGCTGCCGCACCCCGACGTTGCTCCCGACACCGACGTGCCCGCGATCCGGGTGACGAGCAATGAGACCCGCCTGGTCCGTTCCGCGCCCGACCAGGTCGACAAGGTGCCGGTGTTCGTGCTCGCCGAGATGCCGCCCGGTGGAAGTGGCGAGGGCCCGGTGATCGTCGAGGGCCCGTTCTTCACCGCCCGCGTGCTGCCCGGCTGGCAGTTCCGGGTCACCGCCTCGGGGGACCTGCTGCTGACCGACACCCACTGA
- a CDS encoding sigma-54-dependent Fis family transcriptional regulator encodes MPDTANRLLRVAAARADFLECGRAGAVGVPDVLAASWERSQAAGVDSARPHSDYIDDIDTGSRLVRCARPVLTQLGNDTADLPLVIALTDHRARLVQRIDLSSTVGRLLDRVEFAPGFNYSESMMGTNGVGTVIEAGQPVSIVGPEHFTEPLQCFACTGAPVIDPLTGRVEGVLDISTLTQTWSPLMHTLVKSAAKDISRNLLLDRSQSQQAVFETYLRVEARASRQAVFAFGDSVFIANTPAQGLFDASEQLTLREHATFLMSRRDRVSDTLVLPGGRMVHIRGTRILAGSEVAGMVVIADLVATEKAGSPGDFTEQVLPQIAVATLQTSRIAGDLYRPHETITGGRSPAWVRACDKLREALIAKKPAIVLGETGTGKFTLVAEIFHASHPGGRSVSMDASQLTIENSETDIDSLLAGKPEPTLYIVRNVDQASTEGVEQLDVFFTAIGRLDNPTSFVATLSDSSLDSDLPFHALLGHFEVAITVPPLRCRTDDLTAITSSVLRDMAPNRKVRLSPAAERIIARYSWPRNVSQLREALEHALRRRPVGEIQAQDLPAYCQTTSRHVLTPLEAAERDTIVAALQETEGNRMLAATRLGMSRSGLYRKLKAYGITA; translated from the coding sequence ATGCCGGACACCGCGAACCGCCTCTTACGGGTGGCCGCAGCCCGGGCGGACTTCCTGGAGTGCGGCCGCGCGGGTGCCGTCGGTGTCCCCGACGTGCTCGCGGCATCATGGGAACGCAGCCAGGCGGCCGGCGTCGACAGCGCACGGCCGCACAGCGACTACATCGACGACATCGACACCGGGTCCCGGCTGGTGCGCTGCGCACGCCCGGTGCTCACTCAGCTCGGCAACGACACCGCGGACCTCCCGCTGGTCATCGCCCTGACCGACCACAGGGCCAGGCTGGTTCAGCGCATCGACTTGTCATCGACGGTCGGGCGGTTGCTCGACAGGGTCGAATTCGCGCCAGGGTTCAACTACTCCGAGTCGATGATGGGCACCAACGGTGTGGGCACCGTGATCGAGGCCGGTCAGCCGGTCAGCATCGTCGGGCCGGAGCACTTCACCGAGCCCCTGCAATGCTTCGCCTGCACCGGCGCCCCGGTCATCGATCCTCTCACCGGCCGGGTGGAGGGAGTGCTGGACATCTCCACGCTCACCCAGACCTGGAGCCCGCTGATGCACACCTTGGTGAAGAGCGCCGCCAAGGACATCAGCCGCAACCTGTTACTGGATCGCAGCCAGTCCCAGCAGGCCGTTTTCGAGACCTACCTGCGCGTCGAAGCCCGGGCGTCCCGACAGGCCGTCTTCGCCTTCGGTGACTCGGTCTTCATCGCCAACACCCCGGCCCAGGGCCTGTTCGACGCCAGCGAGCAGCTGACCCTGCGCGAGCACGCGACCTTCCTCATGAGCCGCCGCGACCGGGTGAGCGACACCCTGGTCCTGCCGGGGGGACGCATGGTCCATATCCGGGGCACCCGGATCCTGGCCGGCTCCGAGGTGGCCGGCATGGTGGTGATCGCCGACCTCGTCGCCACGGAGAAGGCCGGATCGCCGGGCGACTTCACCGAGCAGGTGCTGCCACAGATCGCGGTCGCGACCCTGCAGACCTCCCGCATCGCCGGCGACCTGTACCGGCCGCACGAGACCATTACCGGTGGTCGGTCACCGGCATGGGTACGCGCGTGCGACAAGCTGCGCGAAGCCCTCATAGCGAAGAAGCCGGCGATCGTGCTCGGTGAGACCGGCACCGGCAAGTTCACCCTGGTCGCCGAGATCTTCCACGCCTCACACCCGGGCGGCCGAAGCGTGTCGATGGACGCCTCCCAGCTGACCATCGAGAACTCCGAGACCGACATCGACTCACTGCTCGCGGGCAAGCCAGAGCCGACCCTCTACATCGTCCGCAATGTCGACCAGGCCAGCACCGAAGGGGTCGAACAGCTCGACGTGTTCTTCACTGCGATCGGCAGGCTCGACAACCCGACCTCATTCGTTGCGACCCTGTCGGACTCCTCACTGGACTCCGACCTGCCGTTCCACGCACTCCTCGGCCACTTCGAGGTAGCGATCACTGTGCCGCCGCTGCGATGCCGTACCGATGACCTCACCGCCATCACCTCGTCGGTCCTGCGCGACATGGCCCCCAACCGCAAGGTGCGGCTCAGCCCAGCCGCCGAGCGGATCATCGCGCGCTACTCCTGGCCACGCAACGTCTCCCAGCTGCGCGAGGCCCTCGAACACGCGCTGCGGCGGCGACCGGTCGGGGAGATCCAGGCCCAGGACCTGCCGGCCTACTGCCAGACCACCTCGCGGCACGTGCTCACCCCGCTGGAGGCAGCCGAGCGGGACACGATCGTCGCCGCTCTCCAGGAGACCGAGGGCAACCGAATGCTGGCGGCCACCAGGCTCGGGATGTCGCGGTCCGGCCTTTACCGCAAGCTGAAGGCCTACGGCATCACCGCCTGA
- a CDS encoding multicopper oxidase domain-containing protein has product MPASHPATGHGAMIGPGVPAPGGPHDLDDLLHPPPALVHQPGRVREYKIFAMDKEIEIAQGVTFPAWTYNGTVPGPVIRATEGDLLRVRFTNGSMHPHTIHFHGIHPANMDGVFEIVDPGGTFVYNFPATPYGMHMYHCHATPLKKHIAKGLYGALIIDPPQPRPTAREFVMVMNGFDTDGDGENNFYTVNGRAFYYARYPIQIKRGELVRIYLANLTEFDLINSFHLHGEFFRYYPTGSGDQYEYTDTVMLCQGQRGIIEIEFHYPGRFMFHAHQSEFAELGWMGFFEVTNS; this is encoded by the coding sequence ATGCCTGCAAGCCATCCGGCCACAGGCCACGGGGCGATGATCGGCCCCGGGGTCCCGGCACCAGGCGGCCCCCACGACCTCGACGACCTCCTCCACCCGCCGCCGGCTCTGGTACATCAGCCCGGCCGAGTGCGCGAATACAAGATCTTCGCTATGGACAAGGAGATCGAGATTGCGCAGGGTGTCACCTTCCCGGCCTGGACGTACAACGGCACGGTTCCCGGTCCGGTCATCCGCGCGACCGAGGGTGACCTGCTACGCGTGCGGTTCACCAACGGCAGTATGCACCCGCATACCATTCATTTCCACGGGATACACCCAGCGAATATGGATGGTGTCTTCGAGATCGTCGATCCCGGTGGAACCTTCGTTTACAATTTCCCGGCGACCCCCTACGGGATGCACATGTACCACTGCCACGCGACGCCGCTCAAGAAACATATTGCCAAGGGCCTTTACGGCGCATTAATCATCGATCCACCGCAGCCACGCCCGACGGCGCGGGAGTTCGTCATGGTCATGAACGGCTTCGATACCGACGGCGACGGTGAGAACAACTTCTACACGGTCAACGGGCGCGCCTTCTACTATGCGCGCTATCCCATCCAGATCAAACGCGGCGAACTGGTCCGGATCTACCTGGCCAACCTGACCGAGTTCGATCTCATAAACTCGTTTCACCTGCACGGCGAGTTCTTCCGCTACTACCCGACCGGCTCGGGGGACCAGTACGAGTACACGGACACGGTCATGCTCTGCCAGGGCCAACGCGGGATCATCGAGATCGAATTCCATTACCCGGGCCGCTTCATGTTCCATGCCCACCAGTCGGAGTTCGCCGAACTCGGCTGGATGGGATTTTTCGAGGTGACCAACTCATGA
- a CDS encoding ZIP family metal transporter, whose protein sequence is MTSESRRFPEASRSGGLRWRLWALVPITLLGAVVWLFTSTGTSLTGLIRANPPAPDEFAVRRVVFEPGEIRIHVTNPQHADLTIAVVTVDDAIVPFTVDGGSVLHHLRSATIAVPYPWIPEEPIAVGVTSSTGIQTSKKITAAVETPGVTGRSILGYTIIGFLVGVVPIALGLAWLPSLRRADSRWTSGFLALTAGLLTFVAFDALGEAFELQAGLPTSLHGTGVVLFGVAASYLALTFVASRLSGNTGAGLSGATLATLVAIGIGLHNLGEGLAIGSSFALGKLVLGTFLIVGFMIHNITEGLGIAAPLAEQSEVKAPRLVSLALVAGAPAIAGTWIGGFLINDVLGVLFLSIAVGAALQVVVEIGRRLARRAPGGLGTGHVLGGFLAGIAVMYTTGLLTG, encoded by the coding sequence ATGACCAGCGAATCCCGACGGTTCCCGGAGGCCTCGCGGTCGGGCGGCCTGCGCTGGCGGCTGTGGGCGCTGGTTCCGATCACCCTGCTCGGTGCGGTCGTCTGGTTGTTCACGTCCACCGGAACGTCACTAACCGGACTCATCCGCGCCAATCCTCCCGCACCCGACGAATTCGCCGTTCGCCGCGTCGTCTTCGAACCGGGCGAGATCCGCATCCACGTCACCAACCCCCAGCATGCCGACCTCACCATCGCCGTGGTCACAGTCGACGACGCGATCGTGCCTTTCACGGTGGATGGTGGAAGCGTCCTGCATCATCTGCGTTCGGCCACCATTGCTGTCCCCTACCCGTGGATACCCGAGGAGCCGATCGCGGTCGGGGTGACAAGCTCCACCGGAATCCAGACCAGCAAGAAGATCACAGCGGCGGTCGAGACGCCCGGCGTTACCGGCCGCAGCATCCTTGGCTACACAATCATCGGCTTCCTCGTCGGCGTGGTACCGATCGCGCTCGGACTGGCCTGGCTGCCCTCGCTACGCCGGGCCGACTCCCGCTGGACCAGCGGCTTTCTGGCGCTCACCGCTGGTCTGCTCACCTTCGTGGCCTTCGACGCCCTCGGCGAGGCATTCGAACTTCAGGCCGGCCTGCCCACCAGCCTGCACGGTACCGGGGTGGTCCTGTTCGGTGTCGCCGCCAGCTACCTTGCCCTGACCTTCGTCGCCAGCCGCCTGTCCGGCAATACCGGTGCCGGGCTGAGCGGAGCCACGCTGGCAACGCTCGTCGCGATCGGTATCGGCCTGCATAATCTCGGTGAGGGCCTGGCCATCGGCTCCTCCTTCGCGCTGGGAAAGCTCGTCCTCGGCACGTTCCTCATCGTCGGATTCATGATCCACAATATCACCGAGGGACTTGGCATCGCGGCCCCGCTCGCGGAACAGTCCGAGGTGAAGGCGCCCCGGCTCGTCAGCCTCGCGCTTGTCGCGGGTGCGCCCGCCATAGCCGGAACCTGGATCGGTGGATTCCTCATCAACGACGTCCTCGGGGTGCTGTTCCTGTCCATCGCGGTCGGAGCAGCCCTGCAGGTCGTCGTCGAGATCGGACGCCGCCTGGCCCGCCGGGCACCCGGCGGGCTCGGCACCGGTCACGTCCTCGGGGGATTCCTCGCCGGCATCGCCGTCATGTACACCACCGGACTGCTCACCGGCTGA
- the groL gene encoding chaperonin GroEL (60 kDa chaperone family; promotes refolding of misfolded polypeptides especially under stressful conditions; forms two stacked rings of heptamers to form a barrel-shaped 14mer; ends can be capped by GroES; misfolded proteins enter the barrel where they are refolded when GroES binds), with protein sequence MAKDLRFNVEARRLLEAGVNALADAVKVTLGPKGRNAVIEKLTGPPTITNDGVTIAREIQLRNPFANMGAQLVKEVATKTNGTAGDGTTTATVLAQALVREGLHAVDGGANPMFLKNGIEAAVAALLEEFEKYRGEVEGEADLARVATLAANNDARIGDVVAAALGRVGCDGVVTVEESPIFGLEVSFVDGIELDNGYLSPYMVTDTERMEAAYTDPYILLTNEKISQVQTLMPVLELVTRAGGQLIVFAENVEGPALGMLVANNVHGTFRSAVVRAPGFGHRRLAELNDLAVFLGGQVITADAGLSLDRVTLGQLGRCKKATITEHATTIVDGAGSATEIHARIDQLKRELERAENPHDQDTLQTRIARLSGGVAVIRVGAVTGVELKEKLHRVEDSLAAARAALAEGVVAGGGTALLQAASALDKLTLTGDAAEGREIVRRAIAEPLRWIAINAGYDGDEVVKRVAELPRGHGFNAATGEYGEMAGFGVIDPVKVTRCALQSAASIAALLLTTETLVVEEVIGNPGAVIAPGFGDLAEGLVRPSNIA encoded by the coding sequence ATGGCCAAGGATCTGCGGTTCAATGTCGAGGCGCGCCGCCTGCTGGAGGCCGGGGTCAATGCCCTGGCGGACGCCGTCAAGGTGACTCTGGGTCCAAAGGGCCGCAACGCCGTCATCGAAAAACTGACCGGGCCGCCCACCATCACCAATGACGGTGTGACCATAGCCAGGGAGATCCAGCTGCGTAACCCCTTCGCCAACATGGGGGCGCAACTGGTCAAGGAGGTCGCGACCAAGACCAACGGCACTGCCGGCGACGGAACCACCACCGCCACCGTGCTCGCGCAGGCCCTCGTCCGGGAGGGTCTGCATGCCGTGGACGGGGGCGCCAACCCGATGTTTCTCAAGAACGGCATCGAGGCTGCCGTGGCCGCCCTGCTAGAGGAGTTTGAAAAGTACCGGGGAGAGGTCGAGGGCGAGGCCGATCTTGCCCGGGTGGCGACCCTCGCCGCCAACAACGATGCCCGGATCGGCGACGTCGTGGCCGCGGCCCTTGGCCGGGTCGGCTGCGACGGGGTGGTCACGGTCGAGGAATCCCCGATCTTCGGACTCGAGGTCAGCTTCGTGGACGGTATCGAGTTGGACAACGGGTACCTCTCGCCGTACATGGTCACCGACACCGAGCGGATGGAGGCCGCCTACACCGACCCCTACATCCTGTTGACCAACGAGAAGATCTCTCAGGTTCAGACCCTGATGCCGGTCCTCGAGCTGGTCACCCGGGCCGGCGGCCAGTTGATCGTCTTCGCGGAGAACGTCGAGGGACCGGCACTGGGCATGCTGGTCGCCAACAATGTGCACGGGACCTTCCGGTCCGCGGTGGTCCGGGCACCCGGTTTCGGTCACCGTCGGTTGGCCGAGCTCAACGATCTCGCGGTTTTTCTGGGCGGTCAGGTGATTACCGCGGATGCCGGGCTTTCCCTGGACCGGGTCACCCTCGGCCAGCTCGGGCGTTGCAAGAAGGCCACCATTACCGAGCATGCGACTACGATCGTCGACGGCGCCGGTTCCGCCACCGAGATCCATGCCCGGATCGACCAGCTCAAGCGGGAGCTTGAACGGGCGGAGAACCCCCACGACCAGGACACGTTGCAGACCCGGATCGCCCGGTTGTCCGGCGGCGTCGCGGTGATCCGGGTCGGCGCCGTGACCGGTGTGGAGTTGAAGGAGAAGCTGCACCGGGTCGAGGACTCCCTCGCGGCGGCACGGGCTGCTCTCGCCGAAGGTGTCGTGGCGGGCGGTGGTACCGCACTGCTGCAAGCGGCCTCGGCCCTTGACAAGCTCACGCTGACCGGCGACGCCGCCGAAGGCAGGGAGATCGTTCGGCGGGCCATCGCCGAACCACTGCGCTGGATCGCGATCAACGCCGGCTACGACGGCGACGAAGTGGTCAAGCGGGTCGCCGAGCTGCCGCGCGGTCACGGTTTCAACGCCGCGACCGGAGAATACGGGGAGATGGCCGGCTTCGGTGTCATCGACCCGGTGAAAGTTACCCGTTGCGCGCTGCAGAGCGCGGCGTCGATCGCCGCGCTGTTGCTGACAACGGAAACCCTGGTTGTCGAGGAGGTCATCGGCAACCCGGGTGCCGTGATCGCTCCCGGATTCGGGGATCTCGCGGAGGGCCTGGTCCGGCCTTCCAACATCGCCTGA
- a CDS encoding NAD(P)-dependent alcohol dehydrogenase, translating into MRAVQVIKYDNAPRLVDVPEPKILHPLDVVVRIGGAGVCRTDLHIIEGQWEQKSGVTLPYVLGHENAGWVHEVGSAVSDIAVGDPVILHPLVTCGLCRACRDGDDVHCARASFPGIDSDGGYAELLRTNARSVVKLDPSLQPADVAALADAGLTAYHAARKAAAALSPGDRVVVIGAGGLGHIGVQVLRALTPAEIIVVDRSAEALRLAGELGADHTVRADGSEVSAVLDLTGGSGAEAVIDFVGEGGAIEAGVAMLRRAGSYYVVGYGGVLNVSTIDIISTEINFIGNLVGSYSDLVELMVLATRGKVTLHTSAYPLAEFHQALDDLHHGKVRGRAILIP; encoded by the coding sequence ATGAGGGCCGTCCAGGTCATCAAGTACGACAACGCGCCGCGGCTGGTAGACGTCCCCGAGCCCAAGATCCTCCATCCGCTGGACGTGGTGGTCAGGATCGGCGGCGCCGGTGTCTGTCGGACCGACCTGCACATCATCGAAGGGCAGTGGGAGCAGAAGTCGGGCGTGACCCTGCCGTACGTGCTCGGCCACGAGAACGCCGGCTGGGTGCACGAGGTCGGTTCGGCGGTGAGCGACATCGCCGTGGGCGACCCGGTCATCCTGCACCCGCTGGTCACCTGCGGGCTATGCCGGGCCTGTCGGGACGGCGACGACGTGCACTGCGCCCGGGCGTCCTTTCCCGGAATCGACAGCGACGGCGGCTACGCCGAACTGCTGCGGACCAACGCCCGGTCGGTGGTCAAACTCGACCCGTCGTTGCAACCGGCGGATGTGGCGGCACTGGCCGACGCCGGACTGACCGCCTATCACGCGGCACGCAAGGCAGCCGCGGCGCTGAGTCCCGGTGACCGGGTCGTGGTGATCGGAGCCGGCGGTCTGGGCCACATCGGTGTGCAGGTGCTGCGTGCCCTCACCCCAGCCGAGATCATCGTCGTCGACCGCTCCGCCGAGGCGTTGCGGCTCGCCGGCGAACTGGGCGCCGACCACACGGTGCGGGCCGACGGCAGCGAGGTGTCCGCGGTACTCGATCTCACCGGGGGCAGCGGCGCCGAGGCAGTCATCGACTTTGTCGGCGAAGGCGGTGCGATCGAGGCGGGTGTCGCCATGCTGCGTCGCGCCGGTTCGTATTATGTTGTCGGCTATGGCGGGGTGCTGAACGTCTCCACCATCGACATCATTTCCACTGAGATCAACTTCATCGGTAACCTGGTCGGATCGTACAGCGACCTCGTTGAGCTGATGGTTCTCGCAACCCGTGGCAAGGTCACCCTGCACACGAGTGCCTACCCCCTGGCAGAGTTCCACCAGGCGCTCGACGACCTTCACCACGGCAAGGTGCGCGGTCGGGCGATCCTGATCCCCTGA
- a CDS encoding iron-sulfur cluster assembly protein, giving the protein MTTPTVTSRTGLAADVWEALGRVYDPELDQPVTELGFVRALVVQDGRVQVRLRLPTYFCAPNFAYLMVSDAHDVVKELPGVTEVDVALEDHFAAEEINAGVAAGDGFPASFPGEATGGLDDLRMTFLRKAHTASLEGAAKRLVAAGWSPESLDRARLADMPESPERRSLLRRRDALGLSLAPEAPLFVDDDGRPIDREALPLRLRFARTVRVTIDANTTVCRGLLETRYGTVDRTPMT; this is encoded by the coding sequence ATGACCACACCCACAGTAACCAGTAGGACCGGCCTGGCCGCGGACGTCTGGGAAGCTTTGGGGCGGGTGTACGACCCAGAGCTCGACCAGCCCGTCACCGAGCTGGGATTCGTCCGTGCTCTGGTGGTCCAGGACGGGCGGGTGCAGGTTCGGCTCAGACTCCCGACCTACTTCTGTGCGCCGAACTTCGCCTACCTGATGGTGTCCGACGCGCACGACGTGGTGAAGGAGCTGCCAGGAGTCACCGAGGTGGACGTGGCCCTGGAGGATCACTTCGCTGCCGAAGAGATCAACGCCGGAGTCGCCGCCGGAGACGGTTTCCCGGCGAGTTTTCCTGGGGAGGCCACCGGAGGCCTCGACGACCTGCGGATGACCTTCCTGCGTAAGGCGCACACCGCCAGCCTGGAAGGCGCGGCCAAGCGCCTGGTAGCCGCGGGCTGGTCACCCGAGTCGCTGGATCGGGCCCGGCTGGCGGACATGCCGGAGTCACCGGAACGACGCAGCCTGCTGCGCCGACGGGATGCCCTCGGACTGTCCCTGGCTCCCGAGGCGCCGCTGTTCGTTGACGACGACGGCCGTCCGATCGATCGCGAGGCGCTGCCCCTCCGGCTGCGGTTTGCCCGGACCGTCCGGGTGACGATCGACGCGAACACCACGGTCTGCCGCGGTCTGCTGGAGACGCGGTACGGCACGGTGGACCGCACACCCATGACGTGA
- a CDS encoding amidohydrolase family protein: MYVKDNERYFIVDSHLHFWDGSPENQANRYGKGFIDCFYDYHVNLSPQEYLWPREKFQKYSAEVMVKDLFEDGYVDKGIFQPTYLTDFYRNGFNTTEQDGALAERYPGKFIVNGAFDPRDGELGLSKLADLAARWNLKGVKLYTAEWKGESKGYKLTDPWVYRYLEKCQELGIRNIHIHKGPTIYPLNRDAFDVADVDDVATEFPELRFIIEHVGLPRLEDFCWIATQEPNVYGGLAVAMPFIHSRPRYFAQIIGELLYWLDENRLTFSSDYAIWHPKWLVEKFVDFQIPADMQAEYGVLTPDIKRKILGLNAAALYDIEVPAEVSGAGSGSPASTPLVGAGQSV, from the coding sequence ATGTACGTCAAGGACAATGAGCGATACTTCATCGTGGATTCCCACCTGCACTTCTGGGATGGGAGCCCGGAAAACCAGGCGAACCGCTACGGCAAAGGTTTCATCGACTGCTTCTACGATTACCATGTGAATCTGAGCCCGCAGGAGTACCTCTGGCCGCGGGAAAAGTTCCAGAAGTACTCTGCGGAAGTCATGGTGAAGGACCTGTTCGAGGACGGTTACGTCGACAAGGGGATCTTCCAGCCCACTTATCTGACGGACTTCTACCGGAATGGTTTCAACACCACCGAGCAGGACGGCGCGCTCGCCGAGCGGTACCCCGGCAAGTTCATCGTGAACGGCGCCTTCGACCCGCGTGACGGCGAACTGGGCCTGTCGAAGCTGGCGGACCTGGCGGCACGCTGGAACCTCAAGGGTGTGAAGCTCTACACGGCGGAGTGGAAGGGCGAGTCCAAGGGCTACAAGCTGACCGACCCGTGGGTCTACCGGTATCTGGAGAAGTGCCAGGAACTCGGCATCCGCAACATCCACATCCACAAGGGCCCGACGATCTACCCGCTGAACCGGGACGCGTTCGATGTCGCCGACGTCGATGATGTGGCCACCGAATTCCCCGAGCTGCGGTTCATCATCGAACACGTCGGACTGCCCCGGTTGGAGGACTTCTGTTGGATCGCCACGCAGGAGCCCAATGTCTACGGTGGGCTCGCGGTGGCCATGCCGTTCATCCACAGCCGGCCGCGCTACTTCGCGCAGATCATCGGTGAGCTCCTCTACTGGCTCGACGAGAACCGGCTGACCTTCTCGAGTGACTACGCGATCTGGCACCCCAAGTGGCTGGTCGAGAAGTTCGTCGACTTCCAGATCCCGGCGGACATGCAGGCCGAGTACGGCGTGCTCACCCCCGACATCAAGCGCAAAATTCTCGGTCTCAACGCGGCCGCGCTCTACGACATCGAGGTACCGGCCGAGGTTAGCGGGGCGGGCAGCGGTTCTCCGGCGTCGACGCCTCTCGTGGGCGCAGGGCAGTCCGTATGA